In the Fibrobacter sp. UWB4 genome, one interval contains:
- a CDS encoding TIGR02147 family protein: protein MKPITEYKDYREYLLEYYHERKRCSAFTWREFAKLAGFASGSHLKLVCDGKTGLREDGAKRTAQAMNLSDFERDYFVLMVRYERAKTDLEKKKCFEEMKALCEASRVKILGSEMYSFYETWKHSVVRELAVAMPGAKPNEIAKMCKPPISAADVSESLSFLVKSGLLTRDVKGHYHQANQSLSTGRLNVVAVAVHSLLRQMGEFALEALDKLPISERNFSGITMGVTAESYAKVVEELVQCRKRIVSIVSEDKNVEKVCRLNMQLFPLTENICKSASIREAQK, encoded by the coding sequence ATGAAGCCTATTACCGAATACAAAGATTATCGCGAATATTTGTTGGAATATTACCACGAACGGAAGCGCTGTTCTGCGTTTACGTGGCGTGAATTCGCGAAATTGGCGGGGTTTGCTTCTGGTTCGCACTTGAAGCTCGTTTGCGATGGTAAGACTGGGCTTCGCGAAGATGGGGCGAAAAGAACCGCGCAAGCTATGAACTTGTCCGATTTTGAACGTGATTATTTTGTCCTGATGGTGCGCTATGAACGTGCGAAAACGGATCTTGAAAAGAAAAAATGCTTTGAAGAGATGAAAGCGCTCTGTGAAGCTAGCCGTGTGAAAATTCTCGGTAGCGAAATGTACTCTTTTTATGAAACTTGGAAACATTCTGTTGTCCGTGAACTTGCTGTAGCGATGCCGGGGGCGAAACCGAACGAGATTGCCAAAATGTGCAAGCCTCCGATTTCTGCAGCGGATGTCAGTGAAAGTTTAAGTTTTTTGGTGAAGTCTGGACTTTTGACGCGTGATGTCAAGGGACATTACCACCAGGCGAATCAATCGCTCTCGACGGGGCGTTTGAACGTCGTTGCGGTGGCCGTTCATTCGTTGTTGCGCCAGATGGGTGAATTTGCTTTGGAGGCTTTGGACAAATTGCCTATTTCGGAACGAAACTTTAGCGGTATTACCATGGGCGTGACGGCGGAAAGTTATGCAAAAGTTGTTGAAGAGCTTGTCCAGTGCCGTAAACGTATTGTGTCGATTGTCTCTGAGGATAAGAATGTGGAAAAAGTTTGCCGTTTGAACATGCAACTTTTCCCGCTGACGGAAAATATTTGCAAAAGTGCTTCTATAAGAGAAGCTCAAAAATAA
- a CDS encoding FISUMP domain-containing protein yields the protein MKYWYLVAFATLFWACSESNMAGGTSEEAEGIVAIKDREVAGVTQKGPFLVGSSVTIQELDGKTLIQTGRSFKTSVKTNLGDFAVKNVNLASQYALLEVNGYFRNEVTGKNSEGMISLNALTDLTNRNNVNVNVLTHLETDRVLNLVQKQGMSFADAKKQAESEIFSSFGFARNWQSPEDMNVFSRGDDGSEALFALSVLMLGNGSVADFSERLALAARSFAENGEWHGPEKGEVVDWAYQIESEGHTKNVERTTLSKIEDNVGSWNIPYDPSYFHVPNIDSLLYVFWINEYELGPCDKNHSGNMKKVANPHSKYFNKEFVCYYKNYYKCTGDGYGCRWYLAEDPVKYVEENRENLPDMEIGDVFWATENLKYDFHDTVNAKNACYRDVPRYCEMYGTLYDYRTALKACPDGSRLPKYGEVESLLQYYGGAGKNAADSLLVMNDYERDVFGFQALLGGNGEYEGVNENTAMWISSDDSSGTKYVLWIDSSTAEIRPYSSELAYVRCVLDVDSLAAIQEYDVMSDSRDDQLYHYTDVSFEYIDNESVYLQMRRIYVLVENMRYNGDSLYSWNDAIENVCPEGWRLPNIYEWISIFRSRIDNPSFVPSEDSLQTVVYYNVDRREYPYYELFGKDKKILIGQVLRVSL from the coding sequence ATGAAGTATTGGTATTTAGTTGCATTTGCAACATTGTTTTGGGCTTGCTCCGAAAGCAATATGGCGGGCGGCACGAGCGAAGAAGCCGAAGGCATTGTCGCGATTAAGGATCGTGAAGTTGCTGGTGTTACGCAGAAGGGCCCTTTTTTGGTGGGGTCCTCGGTGACGATTCAGGAACTCGATGGAAAAACTTTAATTCAAACGGGTAGAAGCTTCAAGACTAGCGTAAAAACTAATTTGGGAGATTTTGCTGTCAAGAATGTGAATCTTGCTTCGCAGTATGCTTTGCTTGAAGTAAATGGCTATTTTCGTAATGAAGTTACCGGAAAAAATTCTGAAGGCATGATTTCTTTAAATGCACTTACGGATTTGACGAACCGTAACAATGTAAATGTGAATGTTCTTACGCATCTAGAGACGGATCGTGTTCTTAATCTTGTTCAGAAACAGGGCATGTCTTTTGCAGATGCTAAAAAACAAGCTGAGTCAGAAATTTTTTCGTCATTCGGCTTTGCGAGAAACTGGCAATCTCCGGAAGATATGAATGTTTTTTCTAGAGGAGATGATGGTTCTGAAGCTTTGTTTGCTTTAAGTGTGCTGATGCTGGGGAATGGTTCTGTTGCGGACTTTTCTGAACGCCTTGCGTTGGCAGCACGTTCTTTTGCGGAAAATGGTGAGTGGCACGGTCCAGAAAAGGGCGAAGTCGTGGATTGGGCTTATCAAATTGAAAGTGAAGGACATACAAAAAATGTAGAGAGAACAACGTTGTCAAAAATTGAAGACAATGTGGGGTCGTGGAATATACCTTATGATCCGTCATACTTCCATGTTCCTAATATAGATAGTCTTCTTTATGTATTTTGGATAAATGAATATGAACTTGGGCCGTGTGATAAAAATCATTCTGGAAATATGAAAAAAGTTGCTAACCCACATAGTAAGTACTTTAATAAAGAATTTGTATGCTACTACAAGAATTATTATAAATGCACAGGAGATGGATACGGATGTCGATGGTATCTTGCGGAGGATCCGGTTAAATATGTGGAAGAAAATCGCGAAAATCTTCCTGATATGGAGATTGGGGATGTTTTTTGGGCGACCGAAAATCTAAAATACGATTTTCATGATACCGTTAATGCTAAAAACGCATGCTATCGCGATGTGCCTAGATATTGCGAAATGTATGGAACGCTCTATGATTATAGAACTGCTTTGAAAGCGTGTCCGGACGGATCCCGTTTACCTAAATATGGTGAGGTCGAAAGCCTTTTGCAATATTATGGTGGCGCGGGTAAGAATGCTGCAGATTCTCTGCTTGTAATGAATGATTATGAACGTGATGTTTTTGGATTTCAAGCCTTGCTAGGGGGGAATGGTGAATATGAAGGTGTGAACGAAAATACAGCGATGTGGATTTCTTCGGACGATTCTAGCGGCACGAAATATGTTCTGTGGATAGATTCGTCTACAGCAGAAATTAGGCCGTATTCCTCTGAATTAGCTTATGTTCGCTGTGTTTTGGATGTTGATAGCCTTGCGGCTATACAAGAATATGACGTTATGAGTGATTCACGAGATGATCAATTGTATCACTATACTGATGTTTCGTTTGAATATATCGATAATGAATCGGTGTATCTTCAAATGCGACGAATTTATGTCCTTGTTGAGAATATGCGTTATAATGGCGATTCGCTCTATTCTTGGAACGATGCTATAGAAAATGTTTGTCCTGAAGGATGGAGACTGCCTAACATTTATGAATGGATAAGTATTTTCAGGTCGCGCATTGATAATCCTTCTTTCGTTCCTTCTGAGGATAGTTTGCAGACTGTGGTGTATTATAATGTTGACAGGAGGGAATATCCATATTACGAATTGTTTGGAAAAGACAAAAAAATACTTATTGGACAAGTACTGAGGGTGTCTTTGTAA